In the Mesoplodon densirostris isolate mMesDen1 chromosome 11, mMesDen1 primary haplotype, whole genome shotgun sequence genome, GAAACCCCTACAGGAGGCTATGAATTTAAAAACCCTTCCTGTTGGGATAAGCGATTTCCTGTTTCCCTCCTTCCTGTTTCTTTCATAATCATCAGGAACTGGTTGAGAGGGAGCTCAGTTTGGTCAGAAATCAAAAGCCTAGTGTCCCTAAGCACAGAGACTCCAGATACCACGTACCAAGGAAGTCGGGCTTGGTGGGGGAATACAGATTTGGAAGTGGACGCTGGTTATAACTTCAGCAGGAGGACCCTCACCAAGTGAGGGAATCGTCTAATGCAGGGGGCCTTGTGAGTTACTGAGACGTCCTCAATCCTGAAACCTCTCTGcattctccctctcctttccaaGTTGTTATCACAGTGGTCTTCCTCACCCTGCTCTCAGTCGTGATCTTGATCTTCTTTTACCTGTACAAGAACAAAGGCAGCTACGTCACCTACGAACCTGCAGAAGGCGAGCCCGGCGCCGTCCTCCAGATGGAGAGCAACTCGGCCAAgggcagggagaaggaggagTATTTCATCTAATGGTTCCCAGATCCCAAGGAGCTTATCCAGGCTTCAGTGCTAACACACAATTTATTAGGTGAAAGTTTTATCTGAAACCGGTGAGAAGCATCGACTGATACGGGCAGAACTGAGCTCCTTCTGGGACACAGGCACAAGTGCTAACATCACCGACGCCTGGGACCGGGGGCACGAAGGAAGCTGCTCGTGACGTCTCTAGCCAGGCCTCTTGTCATACAGCCGGTGCTTCTGGCTGACCAACGAGGTTGAGCTGTACCAGGCAATGCTGGAGTATGTGCCCAGTCATCTTCACTCTTTTCACAGGtcgaaggggaggaggagagttGGGGGTCACTGGATGCTCCTCTGTCCCATACCTGGTCACCTAGTGACAGCCCAAGTGGAAATAGTGCCCCATAGAAGTTCTTCCCAGAGGCCGGACACCACAGTGAAAGGCCAGGCCAGGAGGGGCAGGAGACTGTGGAGACCTCTCTCCTGATGAACGTGCCACATCCCTTAATCTGAGCCCTTCCTTTCCATATTCCCCAGCAAGCCAGACTTATGCTATTTTTCTCGGAATTAAAATCTTTCATTGATACAGAAATCAGATTCTCATGTGCAAGAAATAACTACACTTTATCTTTGCTTAAACTTCGACAGTTTCTTTTGCTCACTTAACTCctttgcctgtgttctctcccAAGCAAAGGGGGCCCCAGGGAAGTTTCAGAAGTTCCCAGAACAATCTCAGGGTCTTGAAACAAAGATGGTCCTGGGAAGTTTGTCCCAGAAGTGTCATTAGAAACATACCCTGGGGGATtagttgtttagcctccatcctGGCAAGGGCCAGAATTTCCCAGACCCATTCTGCGTACACACAGAGGGAACCAGGAACAACCTACCTACCACTTTTCCCACCAGTGCCCTTTATATCAAGCCCAGAGAGGCTTCTTGGAGCTAACTTCGTCTCAAAATGAGGTATGTTTAAAAGGTACAATGTTTTGGTAGAAATCACTAGCTCTTCAGGTATTTACTTTGGAATTAAGCTGTATCTCTTTCGAGGTCTTAAATATATTGCCTCCATTGTTCAAGCTCAAGTCCACCCAAGGTGAGACCCAAGAGTTGAGGGATCTTGGCAACCTAGGTTCCAGGAGTTTTCAGTATTTCTCCAACAGGATTTTGGAAAAACTGAAGGTCATCCTGAACTTACACAAACTGTTACGCTAAAAAACATCTTCCTCAAGTCAAACTTAAGGGCAAGTTAGTTAGGAGAATCAACtgttcccttatttttttttttcccttatttctaAGTTTATGTTCTGAATTCCTCTGGCATAATAGGCTCATAAGAACCTGAAAGAGCTTAggaagtaaaatgaagaaaagttaaACATCTAGAATGGAACTCATGAAAATGGTCAAATCTTAGCCTTGTACTCCTGCATTTAGTTGAAaggcttcatttaaaaaaacagaatgacAGCAGCACTTACCTGAATTCTAGGTGGGACATAAAAGAAGATACATACAGAAGAGATCGAAAAACAAGCTGAGTAAAGAATCCTTGAAGTGAGGTGTAATGCAACTTCATCACTTTATTCAAATCTTCAAAATAGTCTTTATTCTACATTTTTAGTATAAAAAATCCACAAGTTAAGTGCACCACAGTGTAGAGAGAGACATACAACGCTGAACTTCCATAACAGTCAATGGTACAGTCAAACATCACAT is a window encoding:
- the SMAGP gene encoding small cell adhesion glycoprotein, which gives rise to MTSLPTTPSPGEELMATPILQATEALSPEAEASTALIAVVITVVFLTLLSVVILIFFYLYKNKGSYVTYEPAEGEPGAVLQMESNSAKGREKEEYFI